One stretch of Terriglobales bacterium DNA includes these proteins:
- a CDS encoding DUF2252 family protein, with amino-acid sequence MNIHKATKRYEAWVGKRTTLVPADLKSKHERMAESPFLFFRGTFYRWAQLWPRVCPELAAAPEVLGVGDLHVENFGTWRDVEGRLVWGMNDLDEVYWMSYANDLVRLAASAQLAAEAAHLDLIAKDAAEAILEGYREGLEAGGRAFVLDGRHPWLREVAVSELREPVRYWKKMEALPRAREVPESAREALEALLPERSLQYNLRTRVAGMGSLGHQRFVALAEWRGGRVAREAKALVPSAWVWASDQPRSQEILYNSMLSRAVRCPDPFVHLRGHWVVRRLAPDCSRIELATLPKERHDLHLLHSMGFETANAHLGSENAIRKIKKDLDERPGNWLGKAAARMADALRDDWKEWKG; translated from the coding sequence ATGAACATCCACAAGGCGACCAAGCGCTACGAGGCCTGGGTGGGCAAGCGCACTACGCTGGTGCCGGCCGACCTGAAGAGCAAGCACGAGCGCATGGCGGAATCGCCGTTCCTCTTCTTCCGCGGCACCTTCTACCGCTGGGCGCAGCTCTGGCCCAGGGTCTGTCCGGAGCTGGCCGCGGCCCCGGAGGTGCTGGGCGTCGGCGACCTGCACGTGGAGAACTTCGGCACCTGGCGCGACGTGGAGGGCCGGCTGGTGTGGGGCATGAACGACCTGGACGAGGTCTACTGGATGTCCTACGCCAACGACCTGGTGCGGCTGGCGGCCAGCGCCCAACTGGCCGCCGAAGCCGCTCACCTGGACCTGATCGCCAAGGACGCGGCCGAGGCCATCCTGGAAGGCTACCGCGAAGGCCTGGAGGCAGGCGGTCGCGCCTTCGTGCTCGACGGCCGGCATCCCTGGCTGCGCGAGGTGGCGGTGAGCGAATTGCGCGAGCCTGTCCGCTACTGGAAGAAGATGGAAGCTCTGCCCCGCGCCCGCGAGGTCCCGGAGAGCGCGCGCGAGGCCCTGGAAGCGCTGCTGCCGGAGCGCAGCTTGCAGTACAACCTGCGCACGCGGGTGGCGGGCATGGGCAGCCTGGGCCACCAGCGCTTCGTCGCCCTGGCCGAGTGGAGGGGCGGGCGGGTGGCGCGCGAGGCCAAGGCGCTGGTGCCCTCCGCCTGGGTCTGGGCCAGCGACCAGCCACGCTCACAGGAGATCCTCTACAACTCCATGCTCAGCCGGGCGGTGCGCTGCCCCGACCCCTTCGTGCACCTGCGCGGGCACTGGGTGGTGCGGCGGCTGGCCCCGGACTGCTCCCGCATCGAGCTGGCCACGCTGCCCAAGGAACGCCATGACCTCCACCTGCTGCACTCCATGGGCTTCGAGACGGCCAACGCGCACCTCGGCAGCGAGAATGCTATCCGCAAGATAAAGAAGGATTTAGACGAGCGTCCCGGCAACTGGCTGGGCAAGGCGGCGGCTCGCATGGCCGACGCCCTGCGGGACGATTGGAAGGAGTGGAAGGGTTAG
- a CDS encoding cold-shock protein: MEQGTVKWFNDAKGYGFITRQNGEDVFVHFSAIQAEGFRSLQEGQAVQFNVVKGPKGWQAENVQPL; encoded by the coding sequence ATGGAACAAGGAACAGTGAAGTGGTTCAACGACGCCAAGGGCTACGGCTTCATCACCCGTCAGAACGGTGAGGATGTCTTCGTGCATTTCTCCGCCATCCAGGCGGAGGGCTTCCGCAGCCTGCAGGAAGGCCAGGCCGTGCAGTTCAACGTCGTGAAGGGACCCAAGGGCTGGCAGGCAGAGAACGTACAGCCTCTCTAA
- the typA gene encoding translational GTPase TypA, with product MSGKIRNIAIIAHVDHGKTTLVDGMLRQSGIFRANEAVVERVMDSNELERERGITILAKNTAVFYQGVKINIVDTPGHSDFGGEVERALKMVDGVMLLVDASEGPLPQTRYVLSKALEAGLPPILVINKIDRGDARPQEVLNEVYDLFIDLDAKEDQLDFPVLYTNAKTGTASADPARPGTDLRPLFEAILKTIPPPAGDAAGPLQVLVANLDYSDYLGRLAIARVFHGTLRTGEEVGIAKLDGRLEKVKITKLFSFRGLKREDIDETTLGDIVAVAGVEGITIGETITGAEEPAPLAPISIDEPTLAMLFTVNTSPFAGREGSYVTSRNLHERLEKELLTNVSIRVKETGNKDSWKVMGRGELQLAILIEMMRREGFELMVGKPEIVTKRVNGKLQEPVERLTIDIPENFVGVVIEKLGGRKGEMLKMHNHGYGRVRLEFRIPSRGLIGLRSELLTDTRGTMVMNALFDGYIEWQGEIPHRPTGALVADRPGTTTAYALWGLQERGELFTGPGVEVYEGMIIGENARDNDLDVNAVREKKLTNMRASTADEAIRLVPFRALNLEQAIEFIAEDEFVEVTPKSLRLRKKVLPSNRRPRKNQVPAGVEKE from the coding sequence ATGAGCGGCAAGATCCGCAATATCGCCATCATCGCGCACGTGGACCACGGCAAGACCACGCTGGTGGACGGCATGCTGCGCCAGAGCGGCATCTTCCGCGCCAACGAAGCGGTGGTGGAGCGGGTCATGGACTCCAACGAATTGGAGCGCGAGCGCGGCATCACCATCCTGGCCAAGAACACCGCCGTCTTCTACCAGGGGGTGAAGATCAACATCGTGGACACCCCCGGGCACAGCGACTTCGGGGGCGAGGTGGAGCGCGCGCTGAAGATGGTGGACGGGGTCATGCTGCTGGTGGACGCCAGCGAAGGCCCGCTGCCGCAGACCCGCTACGTGCTCAGTAAGGCGCTGGAGGCGGGGCTGCCGCCCATCCTGGTGATCAACAAGATCGACCGCGGCGACGCCCGCCCGCAGGAGGTGCTGAACGAGGTCTACGACCTGTTCATCGACCTGGATGCGAAGGAAGACCAGCTCGACTTCCCCGTGCTCTACACCAACGCCAAGACGGGGACGGCGAGCGCCGACCCGGCCCGGCCGGGTACCGATCTGCGCCCGCTCTTCGAAGCCATTCTGAAGACCATCCCGCCGCCCGCGGGTGACGCAGCGGGCCCGCTGCAGGTGCTGGTCGCCAACCTCGACTACAGCGACTACCTGGGACGGCTGGCCATCGCGCGCGTCTTCCACGGCACCCTGCGCACCGGCGAGGAGGTGGGCATCGCCAAGCTCGACGGGCGGTTGGAGAAGGTGAAGATCACCAAGCTCTTCAGCTTCCGCGGGCTCAAGCGCGAGGACATCGACGAGACCACGCTGGGCGACATCGTGGCGGTGGCGGGGGTAGAGGGCATCACCATCGGCGAGACCATCACCGGAGCGGAAGAGCCGGCGCCGCTCGCGCCCATCTCCATCGACGAGCCCACCCTGGCCATGCTGTTCACGGTGAACACCTCGCCCTTCGCCGGGCGCGAGGGCAGCTACGTCACCTCGCGCAACCTGCACGAGCGCCTGGAGAAGGAACTGCTCACCAACGTCTCCATCCGGGTGAAGGAGACCGGCAACAAGGATTCCTGGAAGGTGATGGGGCGGGGCGAACTGCAGCTCGCCATCCTCATCGAGATGATGCGGCGCGAAGGCTTCGAATTGATGGTGGGCAAGCCCGAGATCGTCACCAAGCGCGTGAACGGCAAGCTGCAGGAGCCGGTGGAGCGGCTGACCATCGACATCCCGGAGAACTTCGTGGGAGTGGTGATCGAGAAGCTGGGCGGGCGCAAGGGCGAGATGCTGAAGATGCACAACCACGGCTACGGGCGGGTGCGGCTGGAGTTCCGCATCCCCAGCCGCGGGCTGATCGGGCTGCGCTCGGAGTTGCTCACCGACACGCGCGGCACCATGGTCATGAACGCGCTCTTCGACGGCTACATCGAGTGGCAAGGAGAGATCCCGCACCGGCCCACCGGCGCGCTGGTGGCCGACCGCCCCGGCACCACCACCGCCTACGCGCTGTGGGGGCTGCAGGAGCGCGGCGAATTGTTCACCGGGCCAGGGGTGGAAGTGTACGAGGGCATGATCATCGGGGAGAACGCCCGCGACAACGACTTGGACGTGAACGCGGTGCGGGAGAAGAAGTTGACCAACATGCGGGCCTCCACCGCCGACGAGGCCATCCGCCTGGTTCCCTTCCGGGCGCTGAACCTGGAGCAGGCCATCGAGTTCATCGCCGAGGACGAGTTCGTGGAGGTCACCCCCAAGTCGCTGCGCCTGCGCAAGAAGGTGCTGCCGTCCAACCGCCGGCCGCGCAAGAACCAGGTGCCGGCGGGGGTGGAGAAGGAATAG
- a CDS encoding energy transducer TonB, with translation MRRLLALVLLLLPLPARGQDAALEAQLRQTFADQMVTLRTFYSGERLRFDSLGLPLEAGPVGPWTTDAQIRVQEVSLTRDAIVLRGRRQHFLFGSSGHLRHHNAGPVTVEVQWPEPPRTRADALRLLARVFLRADERLADFTPSYWRFVLTNQWQSVEFALADFLPGETLYTPGRGDVSWPRVIGRGDSLDAPIAVCSQIEGEVGLAGVIGPDGSLRALLITDPFGLGLDDRAADIISKWRFEPARKGREPVSAQVQFWIYFRRDSC, from the coding sequence ATGCGCCGGCTGCTGGCCCTCGTCCTGCTGCTTCTGCCCCTGCCCGCCCGGGGCCAGGACGCGGCTTTGGAAGCACAGCTTCGGCAGACGTTCGCCGACCAGATGGTGACCCTGCGCACCTTCTACTCGGGCGAGCGGCTGCGCTTCGATTCCTTGGGCCTGCCCCTGGAAGCGGGCCCCGTGGGCCCCTGGACCACCGACGCCCAGATCCGCGTGCAGGAAGTCTCCCTCACCCGCGACGCCATCGTGCTGCGCGGCCGCCGCCAGCACTTCCTCTTCGGCTCGTCAGGGCATCTGCGCCACCACAACGCCGGGCCGGTCACGGTGGAGGTGCAGTGGCCGGAGCCGCCGCGCACCCGCGCCGACGCCCTGCGCCTGCTGGCCCGCGTCTTCCTGCGCGCCGACGAGAGGCTCGCCGACTTCACCCCCTCCTACTGGAGGTTCGTGCTCACCAACCAGTGGCAGTCGGTGGAGTTCGCGCTGGCCGACTTCCTCCCTGGCGAGACCCTGTACACCCCCGGCCGCGGCGACGTCTCCTGGCCGCGGGTGATCGGCCGCGGCGACTCCCTCGACGCTCCCATCGCCGTCTGCAGCCAGATCGAGGGCGAGGTGGGGCTGGCAGGCGTAATCGGTCCCGACGGCTCCCTGCGCGCCCTGCTGATCACCGACCCCTTCGGACTGGGCCTGGACGACCGCGCCGCCGACATCATCTCCAAGTGGCGCTTCGAGCCCGCCAGGAAGGGCCGGGAGCCGGTCTCAGCCCAGGTCCAGTTCTGGATCTATTTCCGCCGTGACTCCTGCTAG
- a CDS encoding FMN-binding glutamate synthase family protein, with protein MTYTRLNASAATLTKNRTEDSISPFSGMCATCVDGCIGMCEIGKSAYRGPEMIYPQPFGIITTASQKDYPVDLSHFTILGRATGAWGMEADSNRALFPNVDLEVTIGRDPGIRCRLPFGVAAMGSTNVAKNNWAGLAAGAAITGVPMWIGENVCGMDMESRLENGRVISSVDLEWRVACYREWQQDYGEIFVQANVEDTMLGVQEYALQKLGVKALELKWGQGAKDIGGEVKIRDLKKAQELQKRGYVVLPNPSNAVVIEAFKKGSFHEFERHSRVGMVTQDSFLKRVEELRKLGAKYITLKTGAYRPVDLARAVKFASLAELDLLTVDAAGGGTGMSPWRMMNEWGIPGIELHSLLRGYLEKLKAKGKFVPDVALAGGFTFEDQMFKGFALGAPFVKMIAMARSPLAATMVAKTIGKSIESQDLPIYIQRFGMSVDEIFVTAPELRQRFGDRFDKLPVGAVGFYTYHQRLAQGLRQLMAGARKFAIRYIGRDDIAALTQEASQISGIPMVSDVDREEAEALLGQ; from the coding sequence ATGACCTATACGCGACTGAATGCTTCAGCGGCCACGCTGACCAAGAACCGGACGGAAGACTCCATCAGCCCCTTCAGCGGGATGTGCGCCACCTGCGTGGACGGCTGCATCGGGATGTGCGAGATCGGCAAGAGCGCCTATCGCGGCCCGGAGATGATCTACCCGCAGCCTTTCGGGATCATCACCACCGCCTCGCAGAAGGACTACCCGGTGGACCTCTCGCACTTCACCATCCTGGGGCGGGCGACGGGAGCGTGGGGGATGGAGGCGGACTCCAACCGCGCGCTGTTCCCCAACGTGGACCTGGAGGTCACCATCGGGCGCGACCCGGGGATCCGCTGCCGGCTGCCCTTCGGGGTGGCGGCCATGGGCTCCACCAACGTGGCCAAGAACAACTGGGCAGGGCTGGCGGCGGGGGCCGCCATCACCGGCGTGCCCATGTGGATCGGGGAGAACGTCTGCGGCATGGACATGGAGTCGCGGCTGGAGAACGGCCGCGTGATCTCCAGCGTGGACCTGGAGTGGCGCGTGGCCTGCTACCGCGAGTGGCAGCAGGACTACGGCGAGATCTTCGTGCAGGCCAACGTCGAGGACACCATGCTGGGGGTGCAGGAGTACGCCCTGCAGAAGCTGGGCGTGAAAGCCCTGGAGCTGAAGTGGGGACAGGGCGCCAAGGACATCGGCGGCGAGGTCAAGATCCGCGACCTGAAGAAGGCGCAGGAGCTGCAGAAGCGCGGCTACGTGGTGCTGCCCAACCCCTCCAACGCGGTGGTGATCGAGGCCTTCAAGAAGGGCAGCTTCCATGAGTTCGAGCGGCACTCGCGCGTGGGCATGGTCACCCAGGACTCCTTCCTCAAGCGGGTGGAGGAGCTGCGCAAGCTGGGCGCCAAGTACATCACGCTGAAGACCGGCGCCTACCGGCCGGTGGACCTGGCGCGGGCGGTGAAGTTCGCCTCCCTGGCCGAACTCGACCTGCTGACGGTGGACGCGGCCGGCGGCGGCACCGGCATGTCGCCGTGGCGCATGATGAACGAGTGGGGCATCCCCGGCATCGAACTGCACTCGCTGCTGCGCGGATACCTGGAGAAGCTCAAGGCGAAGGGCAAGTTCGTGCCCGACGTGGCCCTGGCCGGAGGCTTTACCTTCGAGGACCAGATGTTCAAGGGCTTCGCGCTGGGCGCGCCCTTCGTGAAGATGATCGCCATGGCGCGCTCGCCCCTGGCCGCCACCATGGTGGCCAAGACCATCGGCAAGTCGATCGAGTCACAGGACCTGCCCATCTACATCCAGCGCTTCGGGATGAGCGTGGACGAGATCTTCGTCACCGCGCCCGAGCTGCGGCAGCGCTTCGGCGACCGCTTCGACAAGCTGCCGGTGGGCGCCGTCGGCTTCTACACCTACCACCAGCGCCTGGCGCAGGGACTGCGGCAACTGATGGCGGGAGCGCGCAAGTTCGCCATCCGCTACATCGGGCGCGACGACATCGCCGCGCTTACGCAGGAGGCCAGCCAGATCAGCGGCATCCCCATGGTCAGCGACGTCGACCGCGAGGAGGCAGAAGCGCTTTTGGGCCAGTAA
- the ppk1 gene encoding polyphosphate kinase 1: MARISLENPACYLNRELSWMAFNRRVLEEAEDERNPLLERVKFLAITASNLDEFFEVRIAGLLQQIEDAYTEPGTDGLTPTEERDLLARETHDFVAAQYRCWNQRLRPALAEQGIRVLGLDELDAANRAFVQEYCDKELDPLLTPVTVDPAHPFPRVINKALCLALLLRRRRRSAAAYMGVVTVPRALPRVVRLPSSHGTTDYVFLADLVTAHAQRMYQGYEIVSAAAFRVTRNSNLYLEEEESRNLLESVRTELHNRRKGDAVRLEIEAEASAEIIERLRTNFSLEPWQVYPTEGAVNLSRLFNIYEQTERPELKYRAFVPRELHLTAKSKDLFEELRRHDVLLHHPFDSYDAVVSFLQAAAEDERVLSIKQTLYRTSEDSPIMRALIEAAAHKEVTVVVEVKARFDEASNIRWARSLEDAGVQVFHGLVGLKTHCKLALLVRRDPDGEVRRYAHLGTGNYNPVTARFYTDLSLLTADSEMTGAVHGVFNFLTAYSEQPHYDPLLVSPLDLAERSLELIAREAEHAKRGRPARIVAKMNSLTDKNLIQALYRASQAGVEIDLIVRGMCCLRPGMRGVSERIRVRSLVGRFLEHSRIFWFANGGEEEIYVGSADWMPRNLYERVEVTFPLRDELLKQRVRQEILEAYLADNVKARLLRPDGSYLPAGLLVNGSARRSKARAASPFHAQEFLIGLAEGRQVLDQMPGHAPRRARSSRIRETR; the protein is encoded by the coding sequence ATGGCCCGCATCTCGCTGGAAAACCCGGCCTGCTACCTGAACCGTGAACTGTCGTGGATGGCCTTCAACCGGCGGGTGCTGGAGGAGGCCGAGGACGAGCGCAATCCCCTGCTGGAGCGGGTGAAGTTCCTGGCCATCACCGCCAGCAACCTCGACGAATTCTTCGAGGTGCGCATCGCCGGCCTGCTGCAGCAGATCGAAGACGCCTACACCGAGCCGGGAACGGACGGGTTGACCCCCACGGAGGAGCGCGACCTGCTGGCGCGCGAGACCCACGACTTCGTGGCAGCGCAGTACCGCTGCTGGAACCAGCGGCTGCGTCCGGCGCTGGCCGAGCAGGGCATTCGGGTGCTGGGGCTGGACGAACTGGACGCCGCCAACCGCGCCTTCGTGCAGGAGTACTGCGACAAGGAGCTGGATCCCCTGCTCACCCCGGTCACCGTGGACCCGGCGCATCCTTTCCCGCGGGTGATCAACAAGGCCCTGTGCCTGGCGCTGCTGCTGAGGCGGCGGCGGCGCTCGGCGGCCGCCTACATGGGAGTGGTGACCGTGCCGCGGGCGCTGCCGCGGGTGGTGCGCCTGCCCTCCAGCCACGGCACCACCGACTACGTCTTCCTCGCCGACCTGGTGACGGCGCACGCCCAGCGCATGTACCAGGGTTACGAGATCGTCTCGGCGGCGGCCTTCCGCGTCACTCGCAACTCCAACCTCTACCTGGAAGAGGAAGAGTCGCGCAACCTGCTGGAGTCGGTGCGCACGGAACTGCACAACCGGCGCAAGGGGGACGCGGTGCGGCTGGAGATCGAGGCCGAGGCCTCGGCGGAGATCATCGAGCGGCTGCGCACCAACTTCAGCCTGGAGCCCTGGCAGGTGTATCCCACCGAGGGCGCCGTGAACCTCTCCCGCCTGTTCAACATCTACGAGCAGACCGAGCGCCCCGAGCTGAAGTACCGCGCCTTCGTGCCGCGGGAGCTGCACCTGACCGCCAAGTCCAAGGACCTGTTCGAGGAGTTGCGGCGGCACGACGTGCTGCTGCACCATCCCTTCGACAGCTACGACGCGGTGGTCTCGTTCCTGCAGGCGGCGGCCGAGGACGAGCGCGTGCTCTCCATCAAGCAGACGCTCTACCGCACCAGCGAGGACTCGCCCATCATGCGGGCCCTGATCGAAGCGGCGGCGCACAAGGAAGTCACGGTGGTGGTGGAGGTGAAAGCGCGCTTCGACGAGGCCTCCAACATCCGCTGGGCGCGCAGCCTGGAGGACGCCGGGGTGCAGGTCTTCCACGGGCTGGTGGGGCTGAAGACGCATTGCAAGCTGGCGCTGCTGGTGCGCCGCGATCCCGACGGCGAAGTGCGCCGCTACGCCCACCTGGGCACCGGCAACTACAACCCCGTCACCGCGCGCTTCTACACCGACCTGAGCCTGCTGACCGCCGACTCGGAGATGACCGGGGCGGTGCACGGCGTCTTCAACTTCCTCACCGCCTACTCGGAGCAGCCGCACTACGATCCCCTGCTGGTCTCGCCGCTGGACCTGGCGGAACGGTCGCTGGAACTGATCGCGCGCGAGGCCGAGCACGCCAAGCGCGGGCGTCCGGCGCGCATCGTGGCCAAGATGAACTCGCTCACCGACAAGAACCTCATCCAGGCGCTCTACCGGGCCTCACAGGCGGGAGTGGAGATCGACCTGATCGTGCGCGGCATGTGCTGCCTGCGCCCGGGAATGCGGGGCGTGAGCGAGCGCATCCGCGTGCGCTCCCTGGTGGGGCGCTTCCTGGAGCACAGCCGCATCTTCTGGTTCGCCAACGGCGGCGAGGAGGAGATCTACGTGGGCAGCGCCGACTGGATGCCGCGCAACCTCTACGAGCGCGTGGAGGTCACCTTCCCGCTGCGCGATGAACTGCTGAAGCAGCGCGTGCGCCAGGAGATCCTGGAAGCCTACCTCGCCGACAACGTGAAGGCGCGCCTGCTGCGTCCCGACGGCAGCTACCTGCCGGCGGGGCTGCTGGTGAACGGCAGCGCGCGCCGCAGCAAGGCGCGGGCGGCCTCCCCCTTCCATGCCCAGGAGTTTCTCATCGGGCTGGCGGAGGGCCGGCAGGTGCTGGACCAGATGCCCGGACACGCCCCCCGGCGCGCCCGCTCCAGTAGAATCAGGGAGACGCGGTAA
- the msrP gene encoding protein-methionine-sulfoxide reductase catalytic subunit MsrP translates to MLIKKAADILASEITPQSIYLNRRKFLAGAAAVGALAVGGVKLAEMLQPDQGAAAAAARIDGIQKSAFSTDEKPTPFKDITNYNNYYEFSTDKYEPAGLAAAFHPRPWTVKVEGLVKKPQTYDLDTILKMAPPEERVYRHRCVEGWSMVIPWVGFPLGAFLKQVEPLGKAQYVAFETVYRPNEMPGQRSDVLAWPYADGLRLDEAMHPLALLAFGLYGDTLPNVDGAPLRLVVPWKYGFKSIKAIVKIKLVGKQPPCSWNVAIPQEYGFYSNVNPNKDHPRWSQATERRIGEFFKRKTLMFNGYDQVASLYSGMDLQKNF, encoded by the coding sequence ATGCTGATCAAGAAAGCGGCAGACATCCTGGCATCGGAGATCACGCCCCAGAGCATCTACCTGAACCGGCGGAAGTTCCTGGCCGGGGCGGCGGCGGTGGGAGCGCTGGCCGTGGGCGGAGTGAAGCTCGCCGAGATGCTGCAGCCGGACCAGGGCGCGGCGGCCGCGGCCGCCAGGATCGATGGCATCCAGAAAAGCGCCTTTTCCACCGACGAGAAGCCCACCCCCTTCAAGGACATCACCAACTACAACAATTACTACGAGTTCTCCACCGACAAGTACGAGCCGGCGGGGCTGGCGGCGGCCTTCCACCCGCGTCCCTGGACGGTGAAGGTGGAGGGCCTGGTGAAGAAGCCGCAGACTTACGACCTGGACACCATCCTGAAGATGGCGCCGCCGGAGGAGCGCGTCTACCGCCACCGCTGCGTGGAGGGATGGTCGATGGTGATCCCCTGGGTGGGCTTCCCGCTGGGCGCCTTCCTCAAGCAGGTGGAGCCGCTGGGCAAGGCCCAGTACGTGGCCTTCGAGACCGTGTACCGGCCCAACGAGATGCCGGGGCAGCGCTCCGACGTGCTGGCGTGGCCGTACGCGGACGGGCTGCGGCTGGACGAAGCCATGCACCCGCTGGCGCTGCTGGCCTTCGGTCTCTACGGCGACACCCTGCCCAACGTGGACGGAGCGCCGCTGCGCCTGGTGGTGCCCTGGAAGTACGGCTTCAAGAGCATCAAGGCCATCGTCAAGATCAAGCTGGTGGGGAAGCAACCGCCCTGCTCCTGGAACGTCGCCATTCCCCAGGAGTACGGCTTCTACTCCAACGTGAATCCCAACAAGGACCACCCGCGCTGGAGCCAGGCCACGGAGCGGCGCATCGGGGAGTTCTTCAAGCGCAAGACCCTGATGTTCAACGGCTACGACCAGGTGGCCTCGCTCTATAGCGGCATGGACCTGCAGAAGAACTTCTGA
- a CDS encoding protein-methionine-sulfoxide reductase heme-binding subunit MsrQ: MTNRRIVGLKVGVWLACLTPLGFLVWKGLTDRLGANPISVITLSTGLWTLTFLMITLAITPLRRLTGQAWLIRFRRLVGLFAFFYGCLHLTTYVWLDQFFDVHSMLKDVYKRPFITAGFTAWVLMLPLALTSTAWAIRKLGGKNWQWLHRLIYLSATAGTIHFYWLVKKDVTVPVRYLVVLGVLLGARVALWAWQRRRVAAPALQPEAAD; encoded by the coding sequence ATGACGAACCGGCGGATCGTCGGGCTGAAGGTGGGAGTGTGGCTGGCGTGCCTCACGCCGCTGGGGTTCCTCGTCTGGAAGGGACTGACCGACCGGCTGGGGGCCAATCCCATCTCCGTGATCACCCTCTCCACCGGGCTGTGGACGCTGACCTTCCTGATGATCACGCTCGCCATCACGCCCTTGCGGCGGCTGACGGGGCAGGCGTGGCTGATCCGCTTCCGGCGGCTGGTGGGGCTCTTCGCCTTCTTCTACGGGTGCCTGCACCTGACCACTTACGTGTGGCTGGACCAGTTCTTCGACGTGCACAGCATGCTGAAGGACGTGTACAAGCGGCCCTTCATCACCGCCGGCTTCACGGCGTGGGTGCTCATGCTGCCGCTGGCGCTGACCTCGACGGCGTGGGCCATCCGCAAGCTGGGCGGGAAGAACTGGCAGTGGCTGCACCGGCTGATCTACCTGAGCGCGACGGCGGGGACCATCCATTTTTATTGGCTGGTGAAGAAGGACGTCACCGTGCCGGTGCGGTACCTGGTGGTGCTGGGGGTGCTGCTGGGTGCGCGCGTGGCGCTGTGGGCGTGGCAGCGGCGGCGGGTAGCGGCCCCGGCGCTGCAGCCGGAAGCGGCGGATTAG
- a CDS encoding alpha/beta fold hydrolase: protein MRKTFFPILLLLLAACAAAQVKPEQGDFVIRDFHFKSGETLPELRIHYYTLGTPQKDAAGNVTNAVLLLHGTSGSGRNYLGENFTTVIFAPGGPLDATRFFIILPDDIGHGRSSKPSDGLHMRFPHYDYDDMVEAEYRLVTEHLGIHHLRLVGGISMGGMHTWLWGEEHPEFMDALFPLVSQPIEIAGRNRMWRELCEDMIRDDPAWQNGEYHQEPPNLALLGEMFAVAVAGPSDAQKRAPTHDAADHLLQQVGSRYSSAMDANDILYALEASHDYNPWPRLEAIRARLVAVNAEDDFINPPELGVMPEAMKRVAHGQYVLLKVADGAHGHGTSGETKMWAPVLRVLLGEK from the coding sequence ATGCGCAAGACATTCTTCCCCATCCTCCTGCTGCTGCTGGCAGCGTGCGCGGCGGCGCAGGTCAAGCCCGAGCAGGGTGACTTCGTCATCCGAGACTTTCACTTCAAGAGCGGGGAGACGCTGCCTGAGCTGAGAATCCACTACTACACCCTGGGCACGCCGCAGAAGGACGCGGCCGGCAACGTGACCAACGCGGTCCTCTTACTGCACGGCACCAGCGGCTCGGGACGCAACTACCTGGGGGAGAACTTCACCACCGTCATCTTCGCGCCGGGCGGGCCGCTGGACGCCACCAGGTTCTTCATCATCCTGCCCGACGACATTGGGCACGGCAGGTCCTCGAAGCCCAGCGACGGCCTGCACATGCGCTTCCCCCACTACGACTACGACGACATGGTGGAGGCGGAGTACCGGCTGGTCACCGAGCACCTGGGCATCCATCACCTGCGGCTGGTGGGCGGCATCTCCATGGGCGGGATGCACACCTGGCTGTGGGGGGAGGAGCACCCGGAGTTCATGGACGCGCTCTTCCCGCTGGTCAGCCAGCCCATCGAAATCGCGGGGCGCAACCGCATGTGGCGGGAGCTGTGCGAAGACATGATCCGCGACGACCCGGCGTGGCAGAACGGCGAGTACCATCAGGAGCCGCCCAACCTGGCGCTGCTGGGCGAGATGTTCGCGGTCGCGGTAGCCGGGCCGTCGGATGCGCAGAAGCGCGCCCCGACCCACGATGCCGCCGACCACCTGCTGCAGCAGGTGGGATCGCGCTACAGCTCCGCCATGGACGCCAACGACATCCTGTACGCGCTGGAGGCTTCGCATGACTACAACCCCTGGCCGCGGCTGGAGGCCATCCGGGCCAGGCTGGTGGCGGTCAACGCGGAGGATGACTTCATCAACCCGCCCGAGTTAGGCGTCATGCCGGAGGCCATGAAGCGGGTCGCGCACGGCCAGTACGTGCTGCTCAAAGTCGCCGACGGCGCCCACGGGCACGGCACCTCGGGAGAGACAAAGATGTGGGCGCCGGTGCTGCGAGTACTTCTGGGAGAGAAGTAG